One window of Dehalobacterium formicoaceticum genomic DNA carries:
- a CDS encoding FAD-dependent oxidoreductase, whose protein sequence is MKKKVLIIGGVAGGATTAARLRRLDETAEIIILERGEYISYANCGLPYHIGDVIKERGSLLLQTPEAMKARFNIDVRVNNEALSIEKERKVVSVLDKKTGKEYEESYDTLLIATGSSPLKPSIPGIDGPGIYSLWTIPDTDKIKSFISTKKPKKAAIIGGGFIGLEMAENLHAAGCEVTVIEMQNQVMAPIDFEMAQLLHENMRMNQVQLVLNDGVKSFEGVDGTTIIQLQSGKAIEAELVILSIGIKPNSVLAKEAGLALNERGGVVVNEYLKTSEPSIYAVGDVIEVEDYISKNKTMVPLAGPANKQARICANNIAREFGVLGGDLEKYKGTQGTSIAKVFDLTVASTGVNEKTLKKWGKEFNKDYFVALINQKSHAGYYPGATPLTLKMLFSPEGKIFGAQIIGQDGVDKRIDTIAAAIRLGGTIYDLAELELAYAPPYSSAKDPVNMLGFVAENILNGLVSIVGWNGLEELKKSEDKNYTILDVSEDIERMAFFIPDSYHIPLGQLRNRLGELDKEKLIIVYCAIGVRAYNAARMMMNSGFKKVKIFPGGSSFYKSLYHDQLSDMTPTENKPQGVIDMSKVVAKQTLDCSGLQCPGPIMKVYETIKGMSDGEIIQVSATDMGFARDIDAWCKRTGNCLLKSERAGKENIVYIQKGRENTSAQPADLPKETQIVTELPQGKNIIVFSGDLDKVLAAFIIANGAAAMGRPVSMFFTFWGLNALRRPNKQNIKKPFLDSMFGAMMPRGASKLKLSKMNMGGMGTEMMKKVMRDKNVDSLEILMNQAIQNGVKLIACSMSMDIMGITKDELIDGIGYAGVATMLGDAEESNMSLFI, encoded by the coding sequence ATGAAAAAGAAAGTATTGATTATCGGCGGAGTAGCCGGCGGTGCAACCACAGCTGCCAGACTCAGAAGGCTTGATGAAACAGCCGAAATCATAATTTTGGAGAGGGGAGAATATATCTCCTATGCCAACTGCGGTCTGCCTTATCATATCGGCGATGTGATCAAGGAACGGGGGTCTTTGTTGCTGCAGACGCCGGAAGCAATGAAAGCTAGATTCAACATAGATGTCAGAGTCAATAACGAGGCTTTGTCCATTGAAAAGGAGCGCAAGGTTGTTTCTGTGCTAGACAAAAAGACTGGAAAAGAATATGAGGAAAGCTATGACACCCTTTTGATTGCCACCGGTTCCTCACCTCTCAAACCATCTATCCCGGGAATTGACGGGCCGGGAATCTATTCTCTTTGGACCATCCCGGATACAGATAAAATTAAAAGCTTCATCAGTACAAAAAAGCCAAAGAAAGCGGCCATAATCGGCGGCGGCTTCATCGGCCTGGAGATGGCGGAAAATTTACATGCTGCTGGATGTGAAGTGACAGTTATCGAAATGCAAAACCAAGTAATGGCGCCAATTGATTTTGAAATGGCCCAACTTCTCCACGAAAACATGAGGATGAACCAAGTGCAATTAGTGTTGAACGACGGGGTGAAGTCATTTGAGGGAGTAGACGGAACGACCATAATTCAGCTGCAGAGTGGCAAGGCTATAGAAGCGGAACTTGTGATTTTATCCATTGGGATCAAACCAAACAGTGTGCTTGCCAAAGAGGCAGGATTAGCACTTAATGAAAGAGGGGGAGTCGTTGTTAATGAATATCTCAAGACATCCGAACCCAGCATTTATGCCGTGGGAGATGTCATAGAGGTAGAGGACTATATTTCCAAAAATAAGACCATGGTTCCCCTTGCCGGCCCGGCAAATAAGCAGGCCCGTATCTGTGCCAACAACATTGCCAGAGAATTTGGTGTTTTAGGCGGAGATTTGGAAAAGTACAAGGGAACCCAGGGCACATCTATCGCAAAGGTCTTTGACCTGACCGTGGCATCCACCGGTGTAAATGAAAAAACCTTGAAAAAATGGGGCAAGGAATTTAACAAGGATTACTTTGTGGCTTTGATCAATCAAAAATCCCATGCGGGCTATTACCCTGGGGCAACTCCCCTTACCTTGAAAATGCTTTTTAGCCCGGAAGGCAAAATTTTCGGCGCTCAAATTATTGGCCAGGATGGTGTGGATAAGAGGATCGATACTATTGCTGCGGCAATCCGCCTGGGTGGAACTATTTATGATTTGGCTGAACTGGAGCTTGCTTATGCCCCTCCTTATTCCTCCGCCAAGGATCCCGTAAATATGCTGGGCTTTGTGGCCGAAAATATCTTAAATGGGCTTGTATCTATCGTAGGCTGGAATGGGTTGGAGGAGCTTAAAAAATCAGAAGACAAAAATTATACAATCCTTGATGTCAGCGAAGATATAGAAAGGATGGCCTTCTTTATTCCGGATTCATATCATATTCCTTTAGGACAATTAAGGAATCGTTTAGGGGAATTGGATAAAGAAAAACTAATCATTGTATACTGCGCTATAGGTGTCAGGGCATATAATGCAGCCAGAATGATGATGAATTCAGGATTTAAAAAGGTAAAGATCTTCCCGGGAGGCTCATCTTTCTATAAATCACTTTATCACGACCAGCTTTCGGATATGACACCAACGGAAAATAAACCTCAGGGAGTTATAGATATGAGTAAGGTTGTGGCAAAACAGACGCTGGACTGCAGTGGTCTGCAGTGCCCGGGTCCTATCATGAAGGTCTATGAAACTATAAAAGGAATGTCGGACGGTGAAATTATTCAGGTTTCGGCAACTGATATGGGCTTTGCCCGGGATATTGACGCCTGGTGCAAGAGGACAGGAAACTGCCTTTTGAAATCGGAAAGGGCTGGTAAGGAAAATATTGTTTATATACAAAAGGGCCGGGAAAACACTTCAGCACAACCGGCTGATCTGCCTAAAGAAACTCAAATTGTCACCGAACTACCTCAAGGTAAAAATATCATCGTTTTCAGTGGTGATCTGGATAAAGTACTGGCTGCATTTATTATTGCCAACGGAGCCGCTGCCATGGGAAGACCGGTCAGTATGTTCTTTACCTTTTGGGGGCTAAATGCTCTGAGGAGACCCAACAAGCAAAACATTAAGAAGCCTTTCCTGGACAGCATGTTCGGAGCCATGATGCCAAGAGGAGCTTCAAAGCTTAAGCTTTCAAAAATGAATATGGGCGGCATGGGCACTGAGATGATGAAAAAAGTAATGAGGGATAAAAATGTGGATTCTTTAGAAATCCTCATGAACCAGGCCATCCAGAATGGAGTAAAGCTCATAGCCTGCAGCATGTCGATGGATATTATGGGAATAACAAAGGATGAGCTAATAGATGGCATCGGTTATGCCGGCGTTGCAACAATGCTTGGAGACGCGGAAGAGTCAAATATGAGTTTGTTCATTTAA
- a CDS encoding Crp/Fnr family transcriptional regulator, producing the protein MTFKDTKKLSELLPFWKSLNEAEKNEVAEHTELKIYKKGEKIHNGSGDCIGVLTVKSGRLRVYMLSDEGKEVTLFRLVNKDICLLSASCVIKNISFDIHVDAECSTEVYIISVATYDRIAKENPQVMSFMTDIISLRFSEAMWVMEQILFMKLDKRLAMFLLNQANLENSDTITLTHEQIAGHMGSAREVISRMLKYFSNEGILKVSRKGIKILDKEKLGNRGDGP; encoded by the coding sequence TTGACCTTTAAAGATACAAAAAAATTATCTGAATTACTGCCGTTTTGGAAGAGTCTGAATGAAGCAGAAAAAAATGAAGTTGCTGAACATACAGAACTGAAAATATATAAAAAAGGGGAAAAAATCCATAACGGTTCTGGGGACTGCATTGGAGTACTTACCGTAAAAAGCGGAAGGCTCCGGGTATATATGCTGTCTGATGAGGGGAAAGAGGTGACTCTGTTCAGGTTGGTGAACAAGGATATCTGTCTTCTTTCCGCATCCTGCGTTATCAAAAATATATCCTTTGATATACATGTTGACGCTGAATGCTCTACTGAAGTTTACATCATAAGTGTGGCAACCTATGATAGAATTGCCAAAGAAAATCCGCAAGTCATGAGTTTTATGACGGACATAATTTCCCTGCGCTTTTCTGAGGCCATGTGGGTAATGGAGCAAATCCTGTTCATGAAGCTGGACAAACGGCTCGCAATGTTTTTGCTTAACCAAGCAAATCTGGAAAACAGCGATACAATTACCTTGACACACGAACAGATAGCAGGACATATGGGCAGTGCTCGGGAAGTGATTTCACGAATGCTGAAATACTTTTCCAATGAAGGCATATTAAAGGTTTCCCGAAAGGGCATTAAAATTCTGGACAAAGAAAAACTGGGAAACCGGGGGGACGGTCCGTAA
- a CDS encoding pyruvate, water dikinase regulatory protein: MNQKKDKPVIFVVSDSLGETADLLARAAASQFDSGGVEIRRVPYVSVVSEIETIFREAAVYNSVITYTVVVNELREEISRLSKAYEIPCVDLLGPTLDAVTKVSGLQPKMETGLLRKLDRDYFRKVEAVEFAVKYDDGKDARGLIQADVVLTGVSRTSKTPVCMYLAHNKIKAANMPLVPEVAPPQELFEINPKKIIGLTIKAEALNVIRNERLKALGLNPGADYASINRIIQELEYAENIFKRIGCAVIDVSNRAIEETAGKISEIYYKGEKNVK; this comes from the coding sequence ATGAATCAAAAAAAAGACAAACCGGTAATATTTGTTGTTTCGGATTCCCTGGGTGAGACAGCGGATCTTCTGGCCCGGGCCGCTGCCAGCCAATTTGACAGCGGGGGGGTGGAAATCCGGAGGGTACCCTATGTATCTGTGGTGTCGGAAATAGAGACTATTTTCCGGGAAGCAGCTGTTTATAACAGTGTGATCACTTATACTGTGGTGGTCAATGAACTGAGAGAGGAAATCAGCCGTTTGTCTAAAGCATATGAGATTCCTTGTGTGGATCTATTGGGACCTACTCTGGATGCCGTGACTAAGGTTTCCGGACTGCAGCCGAAGATGGAAACCGGTCTTTTAAGAAAGCTGGACCGGGATTATTTCCGCAAGGTGGAGGCAGTAGAGTTCGCCGTCAAATATGACGATGGGAAAGATGCCCGAGGATTGATTCAGGCAGATGTTGTTTTAACAGGGGTGTCCCGAACCTCAAAAACCCCGGTTTGCATGTACTTAGCTCACAATAAAATTAAAGCAGCTAATATGCCTTTGGTGCCCGAAGTTGCTCCTCCTCAAGAATTGTTTGAAATTAACCCCAAAAAAATAATTGGGTTGACCATAAAAGCTGAAGCATTGAATGTAATTAGGAATGAGAGATTAAAAGCCCTGGGGTTGAACCCTGGAGCAGATTATGCCAGCATTAATCGGATTATTCAGGAATTGGAATATGCAGAAAACATTTTTAAACGTATTGGTTGTGCTGTCATTGATGTATCTAATCGAGCAATCGAAGAGACTGCCGGGAAGATATCAGAGATATATTATAAGGGGGAGAAAAATGTCAAATAA
- the glyS gene encoding glycine--tRNA ligase subunit beta: MAKDLLFELGTEEIPARFMAPALRQMKELLEAGLKELRLDYSTLNVYGTPRRLALLVKELAEQQSDLAEEVKGPSIKAAYDGDGNPTKAVLGFARGQGVQVEDLVVQETPTGKYVFATKRNAGQSAEAVLPDMLTSIVHKLYFPKPMRWGDSDLKFARPIRWIAALLGNEVLKITIGDIKADRFSRSHRFLGSGVVELASPQEYIQKLKENYCIVDQEERKELIWEQITAVAAENRGKVHKDEKLLEEVTQLLEYPTALCGSFEEKYLALPQELLITPMREHQRYFPVFKEDGSLLPKFITVRNGLEKHIDIVTAGNEKVLRARLADAEFFYTEDLKKNLEDNVAKLDTIVFHEKLGSLGDKVKRVEKLARYIGTQLGFSAEELNATSRAAFLAKADLVSNVVYEFPELQGIMGEYYARHAGEEEAVAVAIREHYLPRFAGDELPATKIGMALSIADKLDSIVGFFGMDIQPTGSQDPYALRRQALGIVHTVLNRDLEISLSKMVEESDQLLTEQVDFIHSPEKTLGDLLAFFKQRMENVLSEAGVRYDVINAVLAGQLDNLDVANQKAVALSAFRETEEFRQLITGFKRAANLAKNATHSQVKEELLSDPAETQLYQEFQKVKKAADSLLQAKDYQKALTMIGELRTVIDVFFTAVMVMVEDEEIKENRLALLKQIADYVKNIADLSQLVD; this comes from the coding sequence ATGGCCAAGGATTTGTTATTTGAACTGGGAACAGAAGAAATTCCCGCTCGCTTTATGGCACCGGCCCTCAGACAGATGAAGGAACTGTTGGAGGCGGGCTTAAAGGAGCTTCGATTAGATTATTCCACGCTGAATGTTTATGGCACACCTCGTAGACTAGCATTATTGGTGAAAGAACTGGCGGAGCAACAGTCAGATTTGGCAGAAGAAGTAAAAGGGCCTTCGATCAAAGCCGCCTATGACGGTGACGGCAATCCTACTAAGGCAGTTTTGGGCTTTGCCCGGGGGCAGGGTGTTCAGGTTGAGGATCTGGTAGTGCAAGAAACCCCTACCGGTAAGTATGTTTTTGCCACGAAAAGAAACGCAGGACAGTCGGCAGAAGCAGTGCTTCCAGATATGCTGACCAGTATTGTTCATAAGCTTTATTTCCCCAAGCCCATGCGCTGGGGAGATTCAGATTTGAAATTTGCCCGCCCCATTCGCTGGATTGCCGCCCTTTTGGGCAATGAAGTATTGAAAATCACAATCGGGGATATTAAAGCGGACCGTTTCAGCCGCAGTCATCGTTTTCTAGGTTCCGGCGTGGTGGAATTAGCTTCTCCTCAAGAATATATTCAAAAGTTAAAAGAAAACTATTGTATTGTCGATCAGGAAGAGAGAAAAGAGCTGATTTGGGAACAGATTACCGCCGTGGCTGCGGAAAATAGAGGGAAGGTGCACAAGGACGAGAAATTATTGGAAGAGGTCACCCAACTTCTGGAATATCCTACCGCTTTATGCGGCAGCTTTGAAGAAAAGTATTTGGCTTTGCCTCAGGAATTATTAATAACCCCGATGCGGGAACATCAGCGTTATTTCCCGGTATTTAAAGAGGATGGATCATTATTACCGAAATTCATTACGGTGCGAAATGGTTTGGAGAAACATATCGATATTGTCACTGCCGGTAATGAGAAAGTGCTGCGTGCCCGGCTGGCCGATGCGGAATTCTTTTATACAGAAGATCTTAAGAAGAATTTAGAGGATAATGTAGCCAAGTTGGACACAATTGTTTTCCATGAAAAACTTGGCAGTCTTGGTGACAAAGTAAAGCGGGTAGAAAAACTGGCTCGGTATATAGGAACCCAATTAGGTTTCTCGGCGGAAGAACTTAATGCTACAAGTCGGGCTGCTTTTTTAGCCAAAGCCGATCTCGTCTCTAATGTGGTGTATGAATTCCCGGAACTCCAAGGCATTATGGGTGAATACTATGCCAGGCATGCCGGGGAAGAGGAGGCTGTTGCAGTTGCCATCAGGGAACATTACCTGCCGCGTTTTGCCGGGGATGAATTGCCTGCCACAAAAATAGGAATGGCTTTGTCTATTGCCGATAAGTTGGATAGTATTGTGGGCTTTTTTGGCATGGATATTCAACCTACCGGCTCCCAGGATCCTTATGCCCTGCGCAGACAGGCTCTGGGCATCGTTCATACGGTTTTAAACCGTGATCTGGAAATATCCTTGAGTAAAATGGTGGAGGAATCCGATCAGCTTTTAACAGAACAGGTGGATTTCATTCACTCTCCGGAGAAAACTTTGGGAGACCTCCTTGCCTTTTTTAAACAGAGAATGGAAAACGTATTGTCTGAAGCCGGGGTGCGTTACGATGTGATCAATGCTGTTTTAGCAGGTCAACTGGATAATCTTGATGTAGCGAATCAAAAGGCTGTTGCCCTTAGTGCTTTCCGGGAAACGGAAGAATTCCGTCAGTTGATCACCGGTTTTAAAAGGGCAGCTAACCTGGCCAAAAATGCCACCCATAGTCAGGTAAAAGAGGAGCTGCTCTCCGATCCGGCGGAAACTCAGCTTTATCAGGAATTTCAAAAGGTTAAGAAGGCTGCTGATTCTTTATTGCAGGCCAAGGATTATCAAAAAGCCCTGACTATGATCGGTGAGTTGCGAACTGTCATTGATGTTTTCTTTACCGCGGTCATGGTCATGGTGGAAGATGAAGAGATCAAAGAAAACCGCCTGGCCTTATTAAAACAAATTGCTGATTATGTTAAGAACATTGCCGATCTTTCTCAATTAGTAGATTGA
- a CDS encoding ABC transporter substrate-binding protein, with product MKGKDCRKRKIGFLLAMILALTLLAGCGQEKAKEEGTGPKPIKIAVLPVEDTMPMLVAKEKGYFAEEQLQVELVNFQSPVEQSNGMQSGEMDGMQTDMIVAALLKDSGLDLKITSITLGVTPQEGRFAILASPQSNINSLEDLKGKNIGISYNSIIEYVTDGLLTAGGIDPAEVKKTAIPKIPVRMEMLFSNQIDAIVVPDPLVSFAEHQGAKVIAQDTEKNLSQNVLFFTQKTIEENRDGVEAFYRAYRKAVDDLNDHPEDFRTLLVENINIPEPIADAYQLQHYPQPQVPGETDVQNILDWMNKKALLKNDLKYQDLVQEIKTP from the coding sequence ATGAAAGGGAAAGATTGCAGAAAAAGAAAAATAGGATTTTTGCTGGCCATGATATTGGCCCTGACACTTTTGGCCGGTTGCGGCCAGGAAAAGGCAAAGGAAGAAGGAACGGGACCAAAGCCAATTAAAATCGCTGTGCTTCCGGTGGAAGATACGATGCCAATGCTGGTAGCGAAAGAAAAGGGATACTTTGCCGAGGAACAACTACAAGTAGAGCTGGTAAACTTCCAAAGCCCGGTGGAACAGAGTAATGGGATGCAGTCCGGAGAAATGGACGGGATGCAGACAGATATGATTGTGGCTGCATTGCTGAAGGATTCCGGTTTGGATTTAAAGATCACTTCTATTACTTTAGGAGTTACACCCCAGGAAGGACGCTTTGCCATCCTTGCTTCGCCTCAATCGAATATCAATTCTCTGGAAGATTTAAAAGGAAAGAACATCGGAATTTCCTATAACTCCATTATCGAATATGTTACCGACGGATTGTTGACAGCCGGGGGTATTGATCCCGCTGAGGTGAAGAAAACCGCAATTCCCAAAATTCCGGTGCGAATGGAAATGCTGTTCAGCAATCAGATTGATGCCATTGTAGTGCCTGATCCCTTGGTTTCCTTTGCAGAGCACCAAGGGGCTAAGGTGATTGCCCAGGATACAGAAAAGAATCTTTCTCAAAACGTGTTGTTTTTTACTCAGAAAACCATCGAGGAAAATAGGGACGGAGTGGAAGCTTTTTATCGCGCCTATAGGAAGGCGGTAGATGATTTGAATGACCATCCGGAGGACTTTCGGACCTTATTGGTGGAAAATATTAATATTCCGGAGCCCATTGCAGATGCCTATCAGTTGCAGCATTATCCCCAGCCTCAAGTACCCGGTGAGACGGATGTGCAGAATATATTGGATTGGATGAACAAAAAAGCACTCTTAAAAAATGATTTGAAATATCAAGATCTGGTACAGGAGATAAAGACTCCTTAG
- a CDS encoding DUF4342 domain-containing protein, which translates to MDDILRKVDLIIDRAGVSYASAKEALEQSGGSVIDAIIYLENKLHTTAGSYHQLKGILKKAKETKIRVLKEGEQVAEVPMTAGILGLVGTIALPGLAAIGAIGSAAALLSNYSLEVKKSDTMDDQQEENLN; encoded by the coding sequence ATGGATGATATATTACGAAAAGTAGATTTAATTATTGATAGAGCCGGCGTCAGTTATGCTTCGGCTAAAGAAGCTCTGGAACAATCCGGGGGCAGTGTCATTGATGCTATTATTTATCTGGAGAACAAACTTCATACAACGGCAGGCAGTTATCATCAGCTGAAGGGGATACTGAAAAAGGCCAAGGAAACTAAAATCCGTGTTCTGAAAGAGGGTGAACAGGTGGCGGAAGTACCCATGACAGCAGGAATCTTAGGTTTAGTAGGAACAATTGCCCTGCCGGGATTGGCTGCCATCGGTGCCATCGGATCCGCAGCAGCTTTATTAAGCAATTATTCTCTGGAAGTGAAAAAGTCGGACACAATGGATGATCAACAAGAAGAAAATCTGAATTGA
- the glyQ gene encoding glycine--tRNA ligase subunit alpha: MNFQELILALNKFWGEQNCIIQQPYDMEKGAGTMNPATALRALGPEPWNVAYVEPSRRPTDGRYGENPNRLQHYYQYQVILKPSPDNIVELYMDSLRAIGIKPEEHDIRLVEDNWESANLGAWGLGWEVWLDGMEITQFTYFQQFGGLECRPVSGEITYGIERLAMFIQKVNSVYDIEWVDGITYGDVHHQTEVDYSHYNFTVANTNMLFQLFDMYEEEFKRTIDHGLVQPAYDYVLKCSHTFNLLDARGAISVTERQSYITRVRNLAKVVSVAYVDQREKLGFPLIKDPEKREKMGLASLEKVKASLTDLQGNAMNDGKEA, translated from the coding sequence ATGAATTTCCAGGAACTTATTTTAGCATTGAACAAATTCTGGGGTGAACAAAACTGCATTATTCAGCAGCCCTATGATATGGAAAAAGGTGCCGGCACCATGAACCCGGCTACAGCCCTCAGGGCTTTAGGACCGGAACCTTGGAATGTCGCATATGTGGAGCCTTCCCGACGTCCTACGGATGGGCGTTACGGGGAAAATCCCAATCGTTTGCAGCATTATTATCAGTATCAGGTGATCCTCAAACCTTCCCCGGATAACATTGTGGAGCTCTATATGGACAGCCTTCGCGCCATCGGCATTAAACCGGAAGAACATGATATCCGCCTGGTGGAGGATAATTGGGAATCTGCTAACTTAGGGGCGTGGGGACTAGGTTGGGAGGTCTGGCTGGACGGGATGGAAATCACCCAGTTCACCTATTTCCAGCAGTTCGGGGGTTTGGAATGCCGACCGGTGAGCGGAGAGATTACATACGGGATCGAACGCTTGGCCATGTTTATTCAAAAAGTAAACAGCGTTTACGATATTGAATGGGTTGATGGGATTACTTATGGAGATGTGCATCATCAAACTGAGGTGGATTATTCTCATTATAATTTCACCGTAGCCAATACCAATATGCTCTTTCAGCTTTTTGATATGTATGAGGAGGAATTTAAAAGAACCATCGATCATGGTTTGGTGCAGCCGGCATATGATTATGTGCTGAAATGCTCCCATACCTTTAACCTACTGGATGCCCGCGGGGCCATCAGTGTCACGGAACGACAAAGCTATATCACCAGGGTGCGCAATTTAGCCAAGGTGGTAAGCGTTGCCTATGTAGATCAGAGAGAAAAATTAGGGTTTCCTTTGATTAAGGATCCGGAAAAAAGAGAGAAAATGGGCCTTGCTTCCTTAGAAAAGGTTAAGGCAAGCCTGACTGACCTTCAAGGCAACGCAATGAATGATGGAAAGGAGGCCTAA
- a CDS encoding helix-turn-helix transcriptional regulator produces MQLTERQKEIILIVKENGPITGENVAQHLNLSRAALRADLTILVMAGLIDAKPRVGYFYVGDNSRTIISEKVMEMKVKDCKSRPIVEREEASVYDTIVKMFISDVGTLFIVSQGGILQGVVSRKDLLKVTLGQGDLQSMPVNVIMTRMPNIITTTLDESIYEATKKIIEHQIDGLPVVRPCEAEGPNFGLPEVIGRFTKTNITRIFLELLEGD; encoded by the coding sequence ATTCAACTAACAGAACGACAGAAAGAAATTATTTTGATTGTCAAAGAGAATGGTCCGATAACCGGTGAAAATGTTGCCCAGCATCTTAATCTTTCCAGAGCGGCTTTGAGAGCAGATTTGACCATCCTAGTCATGGCGGGGCTGATTGATGCCAAGCCACGGGTGGGTTATTTCTATGTGGGTGACAACTCTCGCACGATCATTTCGGAAAAGGTCATGGAAATGAAAGTTAAGGATTGCAAATCCAGACCCATTGTGGAGCGGGAGGAAGCCTCTGTATACGATACCATAGTGAAAATGTTTATTAGCGATGTAGGAACGCTCTTTATCGTAAGCCAAGGGGGTATTTTGCAAGGAGTGGTTTCCAGAAAAGACCTTTTGAAGGTGACCTTGGGCCAAGGAGATCTGCAAAGTATGCCGGTAAATGTGATTATGACCAGGATGCCCAATATTATAACTACCACCTTGGATGAGTCCATCTATGAGGCCACGAAAAAAATCATTGAACATCAGATCGACGGTCTTCCGGTGGTACGGCCATGCGAAGCGGAGGGGCCGAATTTTGGTTTGCCGGAAGTGATTGGCAGATTCACCAAAACAAATATCACCAGGATCTTCCTAGAATTGTTGGAAGGGGATTAA
- a CDS encoding DMT family transporter has product MKTIIYYLVSFLAGATAIIQAGVNGQLKTAVGGPVLASLISFFVGTLTLGIVFTVSVINGYQLLPSPESLQNTHWWMWIGGILGAFFVFVSILCVPKIGFACMFCLMITGQILISLIFDHFGAFGNSIYPMNPYRALGAIMLIGGVYLIQTH; this is encoded by the coding sequence GTGAAAACCATCATCTATTATCTTGTGTCATTTCTGGCCGGCGCAACGGCAATCATTCAGGCAGGTGTGAACGGACAATTAAAAACAGCGGTAGGGGGGCCGGTCTTGGCCTCCCTGATCAGTTTCTTTGTTGGGACCTTGACCTTAGGTATTGTTTTTACTGTTTCCGTGATCAACGGTTATCAGCTACTGCCATCTCCGGAAAGTCTACAGAATACTCATTGGTGGATGTGGATCGGGGGAATTCTTGGTGCTTTTTTTGTCTTTGTGTCGATTTTGTGCGTTCCTAAAATCGGTTTTGCCTGTATGTTTTGTTTAATGATTACCGGACAAATTCTGATTTCCTTGATCTTTGATCACTTTGGCGCTTTTGGGAACAGTATTTACCCGATGAATCCTTATCGGGCTTTGGGGGCAATCATGCTCATTGGCGGCGTTTATCTGATTCAAACCCATTAA